A section of the Mangifera indica cultivar Alphonso unplaced genomic scaffold, CATAS_Mindica_2.1 Un_0013, whole genome shotgun sequence genome encodes:
- the LOC123205716 gene encoding fatty acyl-CoA reductase 2, chloroplastic-like, whose protein sequence is MSSSSLQPQKKIETTCKNGIGILEFLPAKNYFVTGATGFLGKAIIEKLLRAAPSVCKIYLLIKAENEEAALERIKTEIIDSNLFDLVRDMHGKSYQDFMLSKVVPIPGNTGESNLGMDPDLIMEIAQEVDVVINSAADTTFDERFDVAVNINTRGPSRVLDFAKKCQKLCCFIHISTAYVNIENVVETLNPKSSPLLHPPVDVDAEVKLALDSNLAFHGDEEIVRKMKEMGLERARSYGWKNVYEFSKAMGEIIIDKNREEIPVAIVRPSIIESTFEEPFPGWIQGFRMLDPLILAVGKGNLPAFINADAVLDIVPVDMVVNAIVSTMAKHGITGKPRLNIYHITSSRVNPVTLQFLFDMFYEHFESSPIRAMNGKEVKIKRVKFVSSSKEIFSLISKENITKDMNVSPGLERKLREKKIEQIRDLMKVYEPYLSSQWFESSDTYKLWEAMSSEEQLSFGFDVKRLDWKDYFSKVHIPGVRKYVFESKLRPKL, encoded by the exons ATGAGCTCTTCCTCCCTTCAACCACAGAAAAAAATAGAGACAACTTGTAAGAATGGCATTGGCATTCTTGAGTTTCTTCCTGCCAAGAACTATTTTGTTACTGGTGCCACTGGTTTCCTAGGCAAAG cCATAATTGAGAAGCTATTACGAGCAGCACCCAGCGTTTGCAAGATTTATCTCTTAATCAAGGCAGAAAACGAAGAAGCTGCAttagaaagaataaaaactgAA ataatagaTTCCAATCTATTCGACTTGGTGAGAGATATGCATGGGAAATCTTACCAAGATTTCATGTTAAGTAAGGTGGTTCCTATTCCCGGAAATACTGGTGAATCAAATCTTGGTATGGATCCTGATTTAATAATGGAAATAGCACAAGAGGTAGATGTAGTCATAAATTCAGCAGCCGATACAACATTTGATGAGAG ATTTGATGTAGCTGTAAACATAAACACAAGAGGGCCATCTCGAGTACTTGATTTTGCAAAGAAGTGCCAGAAACTTTGTTGTTTCATTCATATATCAACTG CATATGTTAATATAGAAAACGTCGTAGAGACTCTCAACCCCAAAAGCTCACCATTATTACACCCTCCTGTGGATGTTGATGCTGAAGTGAAGTTAGCTTTGGATTCAAATCTTGCTTTTCATGGAGATGAAGAAATAGTTcggaaaatgaaagaaatgggTTTAGAAAG GGCTAGAAGTTACGGGTGGAAAAATGTTTATGAATTTAGCAAGGCAATGGgagaaataataattgataagaATAGAGAAGAAATCCCAGTTGCTATTGTCCGTCCAAGTATTATTGAAAGCACTTTTGAAGAGCCTTTCCCTGGATGGATACAAGGGTTCAG AATGCTTGATCCATTAATTTTGGCTGTCGGCAAAGGCAACCTCCCTGCCTTCATAAACGCTGACGCTGTCCTAGATATA GTTCCAGTTGATATGGTTGTGAATGCAATTGTTTCTACAATGGCAAAGCATGGAATTACTGGGAAACCAAGGCTTAACATCTACCACATTACATCTTCTAGAGTAAACCCAGTGACCCTGCAATTCTTATTTGACATGTTCTATGAACATTTCGAGTCCTCTCCAATCAGGGCCATGAATGGAAAAGAAGTGAAGATTAAAAGAGTCAAATTTGTTAGCTCATCAAAAGAAATATTCTCACTTATCTCTaaagaaaatatcacaaaagaTATGAACGTTTCTCCAGGACTTGAAAGAAAATTACGTGAGAAAAAAATAGAGCAAATTAGAGACTTGATGAAGGTATATGAACCATATTTATCTTCACAATG GTTTGAAAGCAGCGATACCTACAAATTGTGGGAAGCCATGTCTTCAGAAGAACAACTGAGTTTTGGATTTGACGTGAAGAGGTTGGATTGGAAGGACtatttttccaaagttcatattcCAGGCGTAAGGAAATATGTATTTGAAAGTAAGTTGAGGccaaaattgtaa